Proteins encoded within one genomic window of Candidatus Methylomirabilota bacterium:
- a CDS encoding acyl-CoA dehydrogenase family protein — translation MELELTPEEEALEASVARAGTEVFRPLADAWGERDELNWELARALGKEGIFPLLIPAAFGGSLEGPFRAMALCLVREALARTCPPAEELFAIQGLGSYPILLAGTEAQKAAYLPPLARGEQVPAFALTEPEAGSDAAALATRAERDGDGWRLTGEKRFISNAPVADLYVVFAKTAAERGTRGISAFLVPKGTPGLSGAPMHTLAPHVIGELRFEGCRVPAASLLGPEHEGWRIAMGTLDVFRASVGAQAVGLARAALDLALAYARTRVQFGQPLTRFQLVQAKLADMATELRAARLLVYSAARLKDAGALRVTLESSMAKLYATEMAHRVIDQAVQLHGGLGVVRGSPIERLYREARAPRIYEGTSEIQRLIIARELLRESAGPASIARD, via the coding sequence ATGGAGCTCGAGCTGACGCCCGAGGAGGAGGCGCTCGAGGCCTCCGTGGCTCGCGCGGGCACCGAGGTCTTCCGGCCGCTCGCCGACGCCTGGGGCGAGCGCGACGAGCTGAACTGGGAGCTGGCGCGCGCCCTGGGGAAGGAGGGGATATTTCCGCTCCTGATCCCTGCCGCCTTCGGCGGCTCCCTCGAGGGGCCATTCCGCGCGATGGCGCTCTGCCTCGTCCGCGAGGCGCTCGCGCGGACATGTCCGCCCGCCGAGGAGCTGTTCGCCATTCAGGGGCTCGGCAGCTACCCCATCCTCCTGGCGGGGACCGAGGCCCAGAAGGCGGCCTATCTGCCGCCGCTGGCCCGCGGTGAGCAGGTGCCCGCCTTCGCCCTCACCGAGCCGGAGGCCGGGTCGGACGCGGCGGCACTCGCCACGCGGGCCGAGCGGGACGGCGACGGCTGGCGCCTCACCGGCGAAAAGCGCTTCATCTCGAACGCGCCGGTCGCCGACCTCTACGTCGTCTTCGCCAAGACGGCGGCGGAGCGGGGCACCCGGGGCATCTCGGCGTTCCTCGTCCCGAAGGGGACGCCGGGGCTCTCGGGGGCCCCGATGCACACGCTGGCGCCGCATGTGATCGGCGAGCTCCGCTTCGAGGGCTGCCGCGTTCCCGCCGCCAGTCTCCTCGGGCCCGAGCACGAGGGCTGGCGCATCGCGATGGGGACGCTGGACGTGTTCCGGGCCTCGGTCGGCGCCCAGGCGGTGGGGCTGGCCCGGGCCGCGCTCGACCTGGCCCTGGCCTACGCGCGCACCCGGGTGCAGTTCGGTCAGCCACTGACCCGGTTCCAGCTCGTCCAGGCCAAGCTCGCCGACATGGCGACCGAGCTGCGGGCGGCGCGGCTCCTGGTCTACTCGGCAGCCCGACTCAAGGACGCCGGCGCCCTCCGCGTCACTCTCGAATCGTCGATGGCGAAGCTCTACGCGACGGAAATGGCGCACCGCGTGATCGATCAGGCCGTCCAGCTCCACGGCGGCCTGGGTGTCGTCCGGGGATCGCCGATCGAGCGGCTCTACCGCGAAGCGCGCGCGCCCCGGATCTACGAGGGCACCTCGGAGATCCAGCGGCTCATCATTGCCCGCGAGCTCCTTCGGGAGAGCGCGGGGCCAGCCTCGATCGCCCGTGACTGA
- a CDS encoding ABC transporter substrate-binding protein → MRTFALAVMSFVLLGIAGQDRAQGASPSEGSGSGTGPSTGSTRPEASPPTVRVGALLPLSGLTAAYGKDMRQGMELAIEQLNRPRRAIPTAEDINARAGEDQKAAMAAQRANREGLPSPGVTLALDVADVDPLNVKQATDAFTRLAATRVTVVFTASTTPTLTVQPQASARNILLVHQGPATARPPASSRVLVQTRPSIAQRVEGLVRYAREHGLRRLALLAAGDEFGKTVRATLSTRWREAGAALTFVESLSLDAPDVAARLRQLVRVAPEAVVLGFQGPELGELAARLRAMGYVGPLLVLDDDRAARLAAGIALEGATLVTEAFVPEGNAGTRFVEAYAAKFGTAPSRYAANAYEAVAFVAEGIRVARQQGRGIPGGARLRDTLETLGSVPSVYRGYVRLREDGTVDRPLGLFAVEGGEVTFVRYSPASDAPEQGTADRTTRTPVSAIERNRSRRRRTR, encoded by the coding sequence ATGCGGACCTTCGCCCTCGCCGTCATGAGCTTCGTCCTTCTCGGGATCGCGGGCCAGGATCGCGCGCAGGGCGCCTCGCCGTCGGAAGGGAGTGGCTCGGGGACCGGCCCGAGCACGGGAAGCACCCGGCCCGAGGCCAGCCCGCCCACGGTCCGCGTCGGCGCGCTCCTGCCCCTGTCCGGGCTCACGGCCGCGTACGGAAAGGACATGCGCCAGGGCATGGAGCTCGCGATCGAGCAGCTGAACCGCCCGCGGCGGGCTATCCCGACGGCCGAGGATATCAACGCGCGGGCCGGCGAGGATCAGAAGGCGGCGATGGCGGCCCAACGCGCCAACCGGGAGGGTCTGCCTTCGCCCGGGGTGACGCTCGCCCTCGACGTGGCGGACGTGGATCCGCTCAATGTGAAGCAGGCGACCGACGCGTTCACCCGGCTGGCGGCGACCCGGGTCACGGTCGTCTTCACCGCCTCGACGACCCCGACCCTCACGGTCCAACCGCAGGCCAGTGCCCGCAACATTCTCCTCGTCCACCAGGGGCCGGCGACGGCGCGGCCTCCCGCGTCGAGCCGGGTGCTCGTCCAGACCCGACCCTCCATCGCGCAGCGGGTCGAGGGGCTGGTCCGCTACGCCCGAGAGCACGGGCTCCGCCGGCTCGCGCTGCTGGCCGCCGGCGACGAGTTCGGCAAGACGGTCCGGGCGACGCTCTCGACGCGCTGGCGAGAGGCGGGAGCGGCGCTCACCTTCGTCGAGAGCCTCTCGCTCGACGCGCCCGACGTGGCGGCCCGGCTCCGCCAGCTCGTGCGGGTCGCCCCCGAGGCCGTCGTGCTCGGCTTCCAGGGGCCGGAGCTGGGCGAGCTGGCGGCGCGCTTACGGGCGATGGGGTACGTGGGCCCGCTGCTCGTGCTCGACGATGACCGGGCGGCGCGCCTGGCCGCGGGCATCGCGCTCGAGGGCGCGACCCTCGTGACCGAAGCCTTCGTCCCCGAGGGGAACGCCGGCACGCGCTTCGTCGAAGCGTACGCGGCGAAGTTCGGGACCGCGCCCTCGCGATATGCGGCCAACGCGTACGAGGCGGTGGCCTTCGTGGCCGAGGGCATCCGGGTGGCGCGGCAGCAGGGGCGAGGGATCCCGGGCGGCGCGCGGCTCCGGGACACCCTCGAGACGCTGGGGAGCGTCCCGTCCGTCTACCGGGGATACGTCCGGCTCCGGGAGGACGGGACGGTCGACCGGCCGCTCGGCCTCTTCGCCGTGGAGGGAGGAGAGGTGACGTTCGTCCGCTACTCGCCCGCCTCCGATGCTCCCGAACAGGGGACGGCCGACCGGACCACCCGGACGCCCGTGAGTGCCATCGAGCGCAATCGGAGCCGCCGCCGGCGGACACGGTGA
- a CDS encoding ammonium transporter, translated as MTPRRSWALLRLVLPVLLVVLVAGAAIAQQATPAAPAAPAAPAAPAPAAPKIDAGDTAWVLTSSALVLMMTAPGLAFFYGGMVRRKNVLATVMQSFILMALISVQWVLFGYSLAFGPDVGHLVGSLRWIGLNGVGLTPNPDYAPTIPHQAFMVFQLMFAIITPALITGAFAERMRFSAFLLFILLWSTLIYDPLAHWVWGTGGWLRELGALDFAGGTVVHISSGISALAAAVLIGHRKGYGREPMPPHNLPFTVMGAAMLWVGWFGFNAGSALAAGGLATSAFVATNTAAAAAALGWMAAEWLQRGKPTVLGAASGAVAGLVAITPASGFVGPVSSILIGIGGGVFCFLACNLKARLGYDDSLDVVGVHGIGGTWGALATGLFATKMINDAGADGLFFGNPKQLGIQLLGVAATWAFAFLGTYVILKVVDALVGLRVTAEDEFLGLDVSQHSETAYAFESGYGGMSVSSEPAVRREAAMLEATPRPVSPTGR; from the coding sequence GTGACCCCACGACGATCTTGGGCGCTCCTTCGGCTGGTGCTTCCCGTCTTGTTGGTCGTGCTGGTCGCCGGCGCCGCGATCGCGCAGCAGGCGACGCCCGCGGCGCCCGCCGCGCCGGCTGCTCCCGCCGCCCCGGCCCCGGCGGCGCCGAAGATCGACGCCGGCGACACCGCCTGGGTGCTGACCTCCTCGGCGCTGGTTCTCATGATGACCGCCCCCGGGCTGGCCTTCTTTTACGGTGGAATGGTCCGCCGCAAGAACGTGCTGGCCACGGTGATGCAGTCGTTCATCCTGATGGCTCTCATCTCGGTCCAGTGGGTCCTGTTCGGCTACAGCCTCGCCTTCGGCCCCGACGTCGGCCACCTCGTGGGCAGTCTCCGCTGGATCGGTCTCAACGGGGTCGGACTGACGCCGAACCCCGACTATGCGCCGACCATCCCGCATCAGGCTTTCATGGTGTTCCAGCTCATGTTCGCCATCATCACCCCGGCGCTCATCACGGGGGCCTTCGCGGAGCGGATGCGCTTCAGCGCGTTCCTCCTCTTCATCCTCCTGTGGTCCACGCTGATCTATGATCCGCTGGCCCACTGGGTCTGGGGCACCGGCGGGTGGCTTCGGGAGCTCGGCGCCCTCGACTTCGCCGGGGGCACCGTCGTGCACATCTCCTCCGGGATCTCGGCGCTGGCCGCCGCCGTCCTGATCGGACACCGGAAGGGCTACGGCCGGGAGCCCATGCCGCCCCACAACCTCCCGTTCACCGTGATGGGCGCGGCCATGCTCTGGGTGGGCTGGTTCGGCTTCAACGCCGGCAGCGCGCTCGCGGCGGGCGGCCTGGCCACCAGCGCGTTCGTGGCCACCAACACCGCGGCGGCGGCAGCCGCGCTAGGCTGGATGGCGGCGGAGTGGCTGCAGCGCGGGAAGCCGACCGTCCTGGGGGCCGCCTCGGGCGCCGTGGCCGGGCTCGTCGCGATCACTCCGGCCTCCGGGTTCGTCGGCCCCGTCTCCTCGATTCTGATCGGGATCGGTGGGGGCGTGTTCTGCTTCCTCGCGTGCAACCTCAAGGCTCGCCTCGGGTATGATGACAGCCTCGACGTGGTCGGGGTGCACGGGATCGGCGGCACCTGGGGCGCCTTGGCCACCGGGTTGTTCGCGACCAAGATGATCAACGACGCCGGCGCCGACGGGCTGTTCTTCGGCAATCCGAAGCAGCTCGGGATCCAGCTTCTCGGGGTGGCCGCCACGTGGGCCTTCGCGTTCCTGGGAACCTACGTGATCCTGAAGGTCGTCGACGCCCTCGTCGGGCTCCGGGTGACCGCGGAGGACGAGTTCCTCGGGCTCGACGTCTCGCAGCACTCGGAGACCGCCTACGCCTTCGAGTCGGGTTACGGCGGGATGTCGGTCTCGAGCGAGCCCGCGGTCCGCCGGGAGGCGGCCATGCTCGAAGCGACACCGCGGCCGGTGAGCCCGACCGGACGCTGA
- a CDS encoding P-II family nitrogen regulator: MKKIEAIIKPFKLDEVKDTLTDMGVIGMTVSEVRGFGRQKGHTELYRGSEYTIDFLPKIKVELVVPDGLVGKVVDAITASARTGSIGDGKVFVLPVETAVRIRTGERDEAAL, encoded by the coding sequence ATGAAGAAGATCGAGGCCATCATCAAGCCCTTCAAGCTCGACGAGGTCAAGGACACCTTGACCGACATGGGCGTGATCGGGATGACCGTGTCGGAGGTGCGCGGGTTCGGGCGCCAGAAGGGACACACCGAGCTCTACCGCGGCTCGGAGTACACGATCGACTTCCTCCCCAAGATCAAGGTGGAGCTGGTCGTCCCCGACGGGCTCGTCGGAAAGGTCGTGGACGCGATCACCGCGTCCGCCCGGACCGGGTCGATCGGTGACGGCAAGGTCTTCGTGCTGCCCGTCGAGACCGCGGTCCGCATCCGGACCGGCGAGCGCGACGAGGCGGCTCTCTAA